The Balaenoptera acutorostrata chromosome 15, mBalAcu1.1, whole genome shotgun sequence genome contains a region encoding:
- the CSTF1 gene encoding cleavage stimulation factor subunit 1, whose product MYRTKVGLKDRQQLYKLIISQLLYDGYISIANGLINEIKPQSVCAPSEQLLHLIKLGMENDDTAVQYAIGRSDTVAPGTGIDLEFDADVQTMSPEASEYETCYVTSHKGPCRVATYSRDGQLIATGSADASIKILDTERMLAKSAMPIEVMMNETAQQNMENHPVIRTLYDHVDEVTCLAFHPTEQILASGSRDYTLKLFDYSKPSAKRAFKYIQEAEMLRSISFHPSGDFILVGTQHPTLRLYDINTFQCFVSCNPQDQHTDAICSVNYNPSANMYVTGSKDGCIKLWDGVSNRCITTFEKAHDGAEVCSAIFSKNSKYILSSGKDSVAKLWEISTGRTLVRYTGAGLSGRQVHRTQAVFNHTEDYVLLPDERTISLCCWDSRTAERRNLLSLGHNNIVRCIVHSPTNPGFMTCSDDFRARFWYRRSTTD is encoded by the exons ATGTACAGAACCAAAGTGGGCTTGAAGGATCGCCAGCAGCTCTACAAGCTGATCATTAGCCAGCTGCTCTATGACGGCTACATCAGCATTGCTAATGGCCTCATCAatgaaatcaagcctcagtctgtCTGTGCACCCTCGGAGCAGCTCCTGCACCTCATCAAACTAG gAATGGAAAACGATGATACTGCAGTTCAGTATGCAATTGGTCGGTCAGATACAGTTGCCCCTGGCACAGGAATTGACCTGGAGTTTGATGCAGATGTCCAGACTATGTCCCCAGAGGCTTCAGAGTATGAAACATGCTACGTCACATCCCATAAAGGACCATGTCGTGTAGCTACCTATAGTAGAGATGGGCAGTTAATAGCTACTGGATCTGCTGACGCTTCCATAAAAATACTTGACACAGAAAGAATGTTGGCCAAAAGTGCCATGCCAATAGAG GTCATGATGAATGAGACTGCACAGCAGAACATGGAAAACCACCCAGTGATTCGAACTCTTTACGACCACGTGGATGAAGTCACGTGTCTTGCTTTCCACCCAACAGAACAGATCCTTGCCTCTGGTTCAAGGGATTATACTCTTAAATTATTTGATTATTCCAAACCATCTGCAAAAAGAGCCTTCAAATACATTCAG GAGGCCGAAATGTTACGCTCCATCTCTTTTCATCCTTCTGGAGACTTTATACTTGTTGGAACTCAGCATCCTACTCTTCGACTTTATGATATCAACACATTTCAGTGCTTTGTCTCTTGCAATCCTCAAGATCAACACACTGATGCCATATGTTCCGTTAATTACAATCCTAGTGCCAATATGTATGTGACTGGCAGCAAGGACGGCTGCATCAAATTGTGGGATGGTGTTTCAAATCGATGCATCACAACTTTTGAGAAAGCACACGACGGTGCTGAAGTTTGTTCTgccattttttccaaaaattcaaaatacattcTGTCAAGTGGAAAAGACTCTGTAGCTAAACTTTGGGAAATATCAACAGGACGAACCCTGGTCAGATACACAG GCGCTGGCTTGAGCGGACGGCAGGTGCACCGGACGCAGGCCGTCTTCAACCACACGGAGGACTACGTGCTGCTGCCCGACGAGAGGACCATCAGCCTCTGCTGCTGGGACTCGAGGACGGCCGAGCGCCGGAACCTGCTCTCACTGGGCCACAACAACATCGTGCGCTGTATCGTGCACTCGCCCACCAACCCCGGCTTCATGACCTGCAGCGACGACTTCAGGGCGCGGTTTTGGTACCGGAGGTCAACCACGGACTAG